One genomic region from Equus asinus isolate D_3611 breed Donkey chromosome 8, EquAss-T2T_v2, whole genome shotgun sequence encodes:
- the LOC106825028 gene encoding HLA class I histocompatibility antigen, A alpha chain isoform X1 produces MTVTATRALLLLLSGALALTETWAGSHSMRYFYTAVSRPGRGEPRFIAVGYVDDTQFVGFDSDAASPRMEPRAPWMEQEGPEYWEQQTQSIKGTARNFRVNLNTLRGYYNHSEAGSHTLQRMYGCDVGPDGRLLRGYWQEGYDGADYIALNEDLRSWTAADAAAQITQRTWEAAGVAERFRNYLEGTCLGCLLRYLEIGKETLQRADPPKTHVTHNPISDHEVTLRCWVLGFYPAEITLTWQRDGENVTQDTELVETRPAGDGTFQKWVAVVVPSGEEQRYICRVQHEGLPEPVTLRWEPPPASTIPIVGIIIGLVLLGAVVAGVVIWRKKHSA; encoded by the exons gctccCACTCCATGAGGTATTTCTACACCGCCGTGTCCCGGCCCGGCCGCGGGGAGCCCCGCTTCATCGCCGTCGGCTACGTGGACGACACGCAGTTCGTGGGGTTCGACAGCGACGCCGCGAGTCCGAGGATGGAGCCGCGGGCGCCGTggatggagcaggaggggccggagTATTGGGAGCAGCAGACGCAGAGCATCAAGGGCACCGCACGGAATTTCCGAGTGAACCTGAACACCCTGCGCGGCTACTACAACCACAGCGAGGCCG GGTCTCACACTCTCCAGAGGATGTATGGCTGCGACGTGGGGCCGGACGGGCGCCTCCTCCGCGGGTACTGGCAGGAAGGCTACGATGGCGCTGATTACATCGCCCTGAACGAGGACCTGCGCTCCTGGACCGCGGCGGACGCGGCGGCTCAGATCACCCAGCGCACGTGGGAGGCGGCCGGTGTGGCAGAGCGCTTCAGGAACTACCTGGAGGGCACGTGCCTGGGGTGTCTCCTCAGATACCTGGAGATTGGGAAGGAGACGCTGCAGCGCGCAG ATCCCCCAAAGACACATGTGACCCACAACCCCATCTCTGACCATGAGGTCACCCTGAGGTGCTGGGTCCTGGGCTTCTACCCTGCGGAGATCACCCTGACCTGGCAGCGTGATGGGGAGAACGTgacccaggacacagagcttgtggAGACCAGGCCTGCAGGGGATGGGACCTTCCAGAAGTGGGTGGCTGTGGTGGTGCCttctggagaggagcagagatacATATGCCGTGTGCAGCATGAGGGCCTGCCTGAGCCTGTGACCCTGAGATGGG agCCGCCTCCTGCATCCACCATCCCCATTGTGGGCATCATTATTGGCCTGGTTCTCCTTGGAGCTGTAGTGGCTGGAGTTGTGATCTGGAGGAAGAAGCACTCAG CGTGA